A single genomic interval of Phycisphaerae bacterium harbors:
- a CDS encoding prolyl oligopeptidase family serine peptidase, translated as MRRYEITFNSVNAEGSPKPISALVIEPDRHTASTGVMLCTHGWGCNRYYDVDKIEWSCERFDLVCVSVEYRDCGFEFNPATGAGYCRPYDTSFYQVFDVLNGLRTVLDIHPKINRRRLFHFARSQGGHIALISSMFAPHTFAALLLSSPITHLDPNLLTWPGRDFSAAELSVRDMLEHADRIDCPLFIDHGTGDTVVPHDIHTQALAAKLRSLGKKPSVRYYKGGEHDLTPTTTMLKAFKAMVPRPLRTLTNTQKDIFLTGGQVEIPCADKTLRIDWSKPTDDTRLLAWT; from the coding sequence ATGCGACGATACGAAATCACGTTCAACAGCGTCAACGCCGAAGGATCCCCAAAACCCATCTCCGCCCTCGTGATCGAACCGGACCGGCACACCGCGAGCACCGGCGTGATGCTCTGCACCCACGGCTGGGGCTGCAACCGCTACTACGACGTCGACAAGATCGAATGGTCCTGCGAGCGGTTCGATCTCGTGTGCGTCTCGGTCGAATACCGCGACTGCGGCTTCGAATTCAACCCAGCCACCGGCGCCGGCTACTGCCGACCGTACGACACCAGCTTCTACCAGGTCTTCGACGTGCTCAACGGCCTGCGCACCGTGCTGGACATCCACCCGAAAATCAACCGCCGGCGACTCTTCCACTTCGCCCGCAGCCAGGGCGGACACATCGCCCTGATCTCCTCGATGTTCGCTCCCCACACCTTCGCCGCCCTGCTGCTCTCCTCGCCGATCACCCACCTGGACCCGAACCTGCTCACCTGGCCCGGCCGCGACTTCTCAGCCGCTGAGCTCTCCGTCCGCGACATGCTCGAACACGCCGACCGGATCGACTGCCCGCTGTTCATCGACCACGGCACCGGCGATACCGTCGTGCCGCATGACATCCACACCCAGGCCCTCGCCGCCAAACTCAGATCGCTGGGCAAAAAGCCGTCCGTGCGGTACTACAAGGGCGGCGAACACGACCTGACCCCGACCACCACGATGCTTAAGGCCTTCAAAGCCATGGTTCCCAGACCGCTGCGAACCCTGACCAACACCCAGAAAGACATCTTCCTGACCGGCGGCCAAGTCGAAATCCCCTGCGCCGACAAAACCCTCCGCATCGACTGGTCCAAACCCACGGACGACACCCGGCTCCTCGCCTGGACATGA
- a CDS encoding right-handed parallel beta-helix repeat-containing protein — protein sequence MKELAPRTLRLFFKDNPNLTPGRVLQFRDIFRDCAGGFVRNSRNLAWRDCAFHHLYGLGIVHQFSENLSYDRITFAPRSGSGRTCAGWADLLHFSGCKGKIHVADCEMSGTNDDPINVHGTHLRIVERLDDHRIRVCFMHPQSYGFQAFFPGDQIEFVNHASLHSYASNAVLAVTMEDDKNILLTLESPIPAFQQGDVVENVTWTPEVEVRNCTVSVDSCRGFLLTTRKPILIENNTFIKTTMPAILIADDANSWFESGPVRDVTIRGNRFVQCHEPVIEIAPENLTEKPEEPVHRNVRILDNVFDLIGEHAVSAKSVKGLTIAGNRFSRDRVTVDLRSCTDVTIENNGPTNVVAESPGSAS from the coding sequence GTGAAGGAACTCGCGCCACGCACGCTGCGGCTCTTCTTCAAAGACAATCCAAACCTGACTCCGGGACGCGTGCTCCAGTTCCGCGACATCTTCCGCGACTGCGCCGGCGGGTTCGTCCGCAACAGCCGCAACCTGGCCTGGCGAGACTGCGCCTTCCACCACCTCTACGGCCTGGGCATCGTCCATCAATTCAGCGAGAACCTGAGCTATGATCGGATCACCTTCGCTCCGCGCAGCGGCTCCGGACGCACCTGCGCCGGTTGGGCCGACCTGCTTCACTTCTCCGGCTGCAAGGGCAAGATCCACGTCGCCGACTGCGAGATGTCCGGCACCAACGACGACCCCATCAACGTCCACGGCACCCACCTGCGGATCGTCGAGCGCCTCGACGACCACCGCATCCGCGTGTGTTTCATGCATCCTCAGTCCTATGGCTTCCAAGCCTTCTTCCCGGGTGACCAGATCGAGTTCGTCAACCACGCCTCCCTCCACTCCTACGCCTCAAATGCGGTCCTGGCCGTCACAATGGAGGACGACAAGAACATCCTGCTGACCCTGGAGTCCCCGATCCCGGCGTTCCAGCAAGGCGACGTGGTCGAGAACGTCACCTGGACGCCCGAAGTCGAGGTCCGCAACTGCACCGTCTCCGTCGACTCCTGCCGCGGATTCCTGCTGACCACCCGCAAGCCGATCCTCATCGAGAACAACACCTTCATCAAGACCACGATGCCGGCCATCCTGATCGCCGACGACGCCAACTCATGGTTCGAGTCCGGCCCCGTCCGCGACGTGACCATCCGCGGCAATCGCTTCGTCCAGTGCCACGAACCGGTCATCGAAATCGCCCCGGAAAACCTCACCGAGAAGCCCGAGGAACCCGTCCACCGCAACGTCCGCATCCTGGACAACGTCTTCGACCTGATCGGCGAACACGCCGTCTCCGCCAAGAGCGTCAAGGGCCTGACCATCGCCGGCAACCGCTTCTCCCGCGACCGCGTCACCGTCGACCTCCGCAGTTGCACCGACGTCACCATCGAAAACAACGGCCCAACCAACGTGGTCGCGGAATCTCCCGGTTCCGCATCTTGA